A window of Ketobacter sp. MCCC 1A13808 contains these coding sequences:
- a CDS encoding transglycosylase SLT domain-containing protein, protein MGEHLVRRLTLLVVVLLAASNGAANGGWVIDRDDRGDSPLLKDRKSIAMTEQEQQQRLASAYKAAVGAEYRNIRQHWSAPETSNQTRWVAYSDDYQVKKVVDFKSNQIEISMEGVFSGGRLDFAAMNKKVGSELEKTVATRLKDAIENDPVQTAINQVYADLGAASGAAQLETSELVLKELFRSANPSAAEIRREAGALMRNASIRYQALNASVASVPVSLGKKMTYVIPMPDNRIRRKVMEFQPVVRSNAKRFDLSEDVVMAIIHTESHFNPLARSHVPAFGLMQIVPSTAGRDATRELYQKPSLLSAQYLYNPKKNIEVGAAYLHVLYYDYLKSIKNPQSRLYYTIAAYNAGASNVAKAFIGKASFTDAVEVVNGMTPDLVLQRLLKQAPHKETRQYLEKVLKRRAYYAKM, encoded by the coding sequence TTGGGCGAGCACTTAGTTCGCCGGTTGACATTATTGGTGGTGGTGCTGTTGGCTGCGAGCAATGGCGCTGCGAATGGCGGTTGGGTAATCGACCGGGATGATCGCGGCGATAGTCCGTTGTTGAAAGATCGAAAATCAATCGCCATGACGGAGCAGGAGCAACAGCAGCGCTTAGCCAGCGCTTATAAGGCCGCTGTCGGTGCGGAGTATCGGAATATCCGGCAACATTGGTCAGCGCCGGAGACCAGTAATCAAACCCGCTGGGTGGCGTATTCGGACGATTATCAAGTTAAAAAGGTCGTCGATTTCAAATCAAACCAAATTGAAATCAGTATGGAAGGGGTGTTCAGCGGAGGCCGCCTGGATTTTGCTGCCATGAATAAAAAAGTGGGCAGTGAGCTGGAAAAAACGGTGGCGACCCGGCTCAAGGATGCGATAGAAAATGATCCTGTTCAAACTGCTATTAACCAGGTGTATGCAGATTTGGGCGCAGCGTCCGGTGCAGCCCAGTTGGAAACCAGCGAGCTGGTACTGAAAGAGCTGTTTCGCAGTGCGAATCCTTCTGCCGCTGAAATCCGTCGGGAGGCTGGCGCGTTAATGCGTAACGCATCGATCCGTTACCAGGCGCTGAATGCCAGTGTGGCCTCTGTACCGGTCAGCTTGGGCAAAAAGATGACTTATGTGATTCCAATGCCGGACAACCGAATACGGCGCAAAGTAATGGAGTTTCAGCCGGTAGTGCGGAGTAATGCGAAGCGGTTCGATTTGTCTGAAGATGTGGTGATGGCCATCATTCATACGGAAAGCCATTTCAATCCGTTGGCCCGCTCTCATGTGCCTGCGTTTGGCTTGATGCAAATTGTACCTTCCACCGCAGGACGGGACGCGACCCGCGAACTTTACCAAAAGCCTTCGCTGTTGAGCGCTCAGTATTTATATAACCCGAAAAAGAATATTGAAGTGGGTGCAGCCTATTTGCATGTGCTGTATTACGATTACTTGAAATCCATTAAGAACCCCCAAAGCCGGTTGTACTACACCATCGCTGCTTACAATGCCGGGGCGTCTAACGTTGCGAAAGCGTTTATCGGGAAAGCCAGCTTTACGGATGCTGTGGAAGTGGTTAATGGTATGACGCCGGATCTGGTATTACAGCGTTTGCTAAAGCAGGCTCCGCACAAGGAAACCCGTCAATATTTGGAAAAGGTACTTAAACGTCGGGCCTATTACGCCAAGATGTAA
- a CDS encoding AarF/ABC1/UbiB kinase family protein produces the protein MAKDNEDKRFKATTPGKRFLRLAGMSASIAKNVASHKVKGLFKDEQSQAQDQEQLYADIGKQIAQTLGEMKGAVMKVGQIASQVKDLLPEEVANALEVLQKESPPMPYPMIRRQLIKALGDTPENLFAEFDESPFAAASIGQVHKALTKEGVECVVKIQYPGVKESCDSDLKHLKRALKLAGLVKVSAEVIDKTFEEIRRMLYEELDYVHEGENLNLFAEYYKDHPYVIIPELIESLSAETVLTLTYVPGDSLQQVKEPAYSQDMNNLIGYRLFETFGQQIYDLHAVHSDPHPGNFAFRPDGSIILYDFGAVKRIPEETIAKLRSLVADALDGRVETLDQHLLNIGVRQANGKEPDAAYYREWIDIVMAPFANDASYDFSQSNLHRRVMGKMKRDGMKYIGSFQPSPETMHIDRVISGHYWTMVDLGVKASFRPLVDKIVLHKAA, from the coding sequence GTGGCAAAGGACAATGAAGACAAACGCTTTAAGGCAACGACACCGGGAAAGCGTTTTTTAAGACTGGCAGGTATGTCAGCCAGCATTGCAAAAAATGTCGCCAGTCATAAAGTGAAAGGATTATTTAAAGACGAGCAGTCTCAGGCGCAAGACCAGGAACAACTGTACGCCGACATCGGCAAACAAATCGCCCAAACATTGGGCGAAATGAAAGGCGCGGTAATGAAAGTGGGCCAAATTGCGTCACAGGTTAAGGACCTGTTACCTGAGGAAGTGGCCAATGCGCTTGAAGTACTGCAGAAAGAATCTCCCCCCATGCCCTACCCCATGATTCGTCGCCAGTTGATCAAGGCGCTCGGTGATACACCGGAAAACCTGTTTGCGGAATTTGACGAATCGCCTTTTGCCGCAGCCTCAATCGGACAAGTGCACAAAGCGCTAACCAAGGAAGGGGTTGAGTGTGTCGTTAAAATTCAATACCCCGGCGTTAAAGAATCCTGTGACTCCGACCTCAAGCACCTGAAACGGGCGCTTAAGCTTGCCGGCCTGGTCAAAGTCAGCGCCGAGGTAATCGACAAAACCTTCGAAGAAATTCGCCGCATGTTGTATGAGGAGCTGGACTATGTGCACGAAGGAGAGAACCTGAATCTTTTTGCCGAATACTACAAAGATCACCCTTACGTCATTATTCCGGAATTGATCGAATCCCTTTCCGCGGAAACAGTATTAACGCTCACCTATGTACCCGGTGATTCGCTGCAGCAAGTAAAGGAACCGGCTTACAGCCAGGACATGAACAACTTAATCGGCTACCGGCTTTTTGAAACGTTTGGCCAGCAAATCTACGATTTACATGCGGTGCATTCCGACCCGCATCCCGGCAACTTCGCGTTCCGGCCGGATGGCAGCATTATCCTCTATGATTTCGGCGCAGTGAAACGCATACCGGAAGAGACCATTGCCAAATTACGCAGTCTGGTGGCCGATGCGCTGGACGGTCGCGTAGAAACCCTGGATCAGCACTTACTCAATATCGGTGTGCGTCAGGCCAACGGCAAAGAACCCGACGCCGCTTATTACCGGGAGTGGATCGATATCGTAATGGCTCCGTTCGCGAACGACGCCTCCTATGATTTTTCGCAGTCCAATCTGCATCGCCGGGTAATGGGAAAAATGAAACGGGATGGCATGAAATACATTGGCTCCTTCCAGCCTTCACCTGAAACCATGCATATTGACCGGGTTATCAGTGGGCACTATTGGACCATGGTGGATCTGGGCGTAAAAGCATCCTTCCGCCCGCTAGTGGATAAAATCGTGTTGCATAAAGCAGCCTGA